The following are from one region of the Periophthalmus magnuspinnatus isolate fPerMag1 chromosome 5, fPerMag1.2.pri, whole genome shotgun sequence genome:
- the hyal1 gene encoding hyaluronidase-1 — protein sequence MSCLWPIILPVLHLTQLCSALQSVSSSFTQVPFLTVWNAPTANCLSLYGIDLDLGMFDIVHNQNQTFIGDNITIFYAEKLGLYPRYGNQGAPINGGVPQNSSLEEHLRAASDDIRLYIPTRDFQGLAVVDWESWRPVWERNWDTKQIYWEGSKALVWSKHPDWSPEQVETAARMEFEKAGRQFMEETLILGRDEKPNGLWGFYGFPNCYNYYKSTNYTGECPTIERKRNDELFWLWNVSSALYPDIYLSLPLRDLDEEVYLYCHYRILEAMRAASQATPQNPPVFPYARIVYTYSLDFLSQEHLVYTIGESAALGSAGVVLWGDNMFSKSQATCDAVKSYIDETLGPYLVNVTSAAALCSQTLCSSHGRCQRRNANSGVYLHLDPSVWKIHSHKKPTGRRDYKVLGQLRQRDVALMKAKFTCNCYPGWSGDRCSKHV from the exons ATGAGTTGCTTGTGGCCTATCATTTTGCCggtcctgcatttgacccagttgTGTTCAGCGCTGCAGTCAGTCTCCTCTAGTTTCACCCAGGTGCCCTTCCTCACTGTGTGGAACGCCCCCACTGCCAACTGCCTGTCCCTGTATGGCATTGACCTCGACCTGGGCATGTTCGACATCGTCCACAACCAAAACCAGACCTTCATCGGAGACAATATCACCATTTTCTATGCTGAGAAACTTGGCCTGTATCCTAG GTATGGCAACCAGGGGGCGCCAATCAATGGAGGTGTGCCACAAAACTCAAGCCTGGAGGAACATCTCAGAGCTGCTTCTGATGACATAAGACTTTACATTCCCACCCGAGACTTCCAAGGCCTGGCTGTTGTCGACTGGGAAAGCTGGCGTCCCGTTTGGGAGAGGAACTGGGACACCAAACAGATCTACTGGGAAGGATCTaaggccctggtttggtccaagcATCCAGACTGGAGCCCTGAACAAGTCGAAACTGCAGCCAGGATGGAGTTTGAGAAAGCAGGTCGGCAGTTCATGGAGGAAACACTAATATTAGGCCGAGACGAGAAACCAAATGGTCTATGGGGATTTTATGGATTTCCAAATTGCTATAACTATTACAAAAGCACCAACTACACCGGAGAGTGCCCAACgatagagaggaagaggaacgATGAGTTGTTTTGGCTGTGGAATGTGTCCTCTGCCTTGTATCCAGACATCTACCTCAGTTTGCCTCTCAGAGATTTGGATGAAGAGGTGTATTTGTACTGTCACTATCGCATCCTGGAGGCTATGAGGGCAGCGTCCCAGGCCACCCCCCAAAACCCTCCTGTTTTCCCCTACGCACGCATTGTCTACACCTACTCACTCGACTTTCTCTCACAG GAACATCTAGTCTACACCATCGGGGAAAGTGCTGCTTTAGGATCGGCTGGTGTCGTTCTGTGGGGAGATAACATGTTCTCCAAATCTCAG GCCACTTGTGACGCCGTCAAATCCTACATAGACGAGACACTGGGTCCATATCTGGTGAATGTGACGTCCGCCGCAGCCCTGTGCAGTCAGACGCTCTGCTCGTCCCACGGCAGGTGTCAGAGGCGCAACGCAAACTCTGGGGTTTACCTTCACCTGGACCCCTCTGTGTGGAAGATACACTCCCACAAAAAGCCCACAGGAAGGAGGGACTACAAGGTCCTGGGACAGCTTAGGCAGAGAGACGTAGCACTAATGAAGGCAAAGTTTACATGTAACTGTTACCCCGGCTGGAGCGGGGACAGGTGCTCCAAACATGTGTAG